From one Agathobaculum sp. NTUH-O15-33 genomic stretch:
- the pstC gene encoding phosphate ABC transporter permease subunit PstC, whose product MKEFREKAMHGVFFACAFASIFAVALICVFLFANGLPAMQEIGVFDFLSGAKWKPGNDIYGILPMILGSIYITAGAIIVGVPIGLLTAIFMAFYCPKRLYGVLKPCTELLAGIPSIVYGFFGMVVLVPLISKVAALPVFGRDVSGSSILAASILLGIMILPTIIGVSESALRAVPQSYYEGAVAMGATHERAVFSVMLPAARSGVLAGVVLGIGRAIGETMAVIMVAGNQPRVTGDLFKGIRTMTANIVIEMGYASGLHREALIATGVVLFVFILLINLTFSVLKRRKDA is encoded by the coding sequence ATGAAAGAGTTCCGCGAAAAAGCAATGCACGGCGTGTTTTTTGCCTGCGCGTTCGCATCTATCTTCGCTGTCGCGCTGATCTGTGTGTTTCTGTTTGCAAACGGCCTGCCCGCGATGCAGGAGATCGGCGTGTTCGATTTTCTGTCGGGCGCCAAGTGGAAGCCGGGCAACGATATTTACGGCATATTGCCCATGATTCTCGGCAGTATCTACATCACCGCCGGGGCGATCATCGTGGGCGTGCCGATCGGCCTGCTCACCGCCATTTTCATGGCGTTCTATTGCCCAAAACGCCTGTACGGCGTGCTCAAGCCCTGTACCGAGCTGCTGGCCGGTATCCCTTCCATTGTGTACGGCTTCTTCGGTATGGTCGTGCTGGTGCCGCTGATCAGTAAGGTGGCGGCGCTGCCGGTCTTTGGCCGGGATGTTTCGGGCTCCTCCATACTGGCCGCGTCCATTCTGCTGGGCATCATGATCTTGCCCACCATCATCGGCGTGTCGGAATCCGCGCTGCGCGCCGTGCCCCAAAGCTATTACGAGGGCGCGGTCGCCATGGGCGCGACGCATGAGCGCGCGGTATTCTCCGTCATGCTGCCGGCGGCCCGCTCGGGCGTGCTGGCGGGTGTGGTGCTCGGCATCGGCCGCGCGATCGGCGAGACGATGGCCGTTATCATGGTCGCGGGCAATCAGCCGCGCGTCACGGGCGATCTTTTCAAGGGTATCCGCACAATGACCGCCAATATCGTCATTGAAATGGGCTATGCCTCCGGCCTGCACCGCGAGGCGCTGATCGCGACCGGCGTTGTGCTGTTCGTGTTCATCCTGCTCATCAACCTGACCTTCTCGGTGCTAAAAAGGAGGAAGGATGCATGA
- the pstB gene encoding phosphate ABC transporter ATP-binding protein PstB: MNQEKIQIRDMNLFYGAFQALRDIDLAIKEKEITAFIGPSGCGKSTLLRSLNRMNDLVEGCRITGDILLDGEDIYKSGDVNLLRKRVGMVFQKPNPFPMSIYDNIAYGPRTHGVKSRVRLDEIVETSLRRAAIWDETKDNLKKSALSMSGGQQQRICIARALAAEPEVLLMDEPTSALDPISTSKIEDLVLELKKDYTIVMVTHNMQQATRVSDTTAFFLLGEIVETGDTETLFSVPRDKRTEDYITGRFG, encoded by the coding sequence ATGAATCAGGAGAAGATACAGATCAGGGATATGAACCTCTTTTACGGGGCGTTTCAGGCTCTGCGCGATATCGACCTTGCCATCAAGGAAAAGGAGATCACGGCCTTTATCGGCCCTTCGGGCTGCGGCAAATCAACGCTGCTGCGCTCGCTTAACCGTATGAACGATCTGGTGGAGGGCTGCCGCATCACGGGCGACATTTTGCTGGACGGCGAGGATATTTATAAAAGCGGCGATGTGAACCTGCTGCGCAAACGCGTTGGCATGGTGTTCCAAAAGCCCAATCCGTTTCCCATGTCGATCTACGACAACATCGCCTACGGGCCGCGCACGCACGGCGTGAAAAGCCGCGTGCGGCTGGATGAGATCGTCGAGACCTCGCTCCGGCGCGCCGCGATCTGGGATGAGACCAAGGACAACTTGAAAAAGTCCGCTCTATCCATGTCGGGTGGCCAGCAGCAGCGCATTTGCATTGCCCGCGCGCTCGCCGCCGAGCCCGAGGTGCTGCTCATGGATGAGCCGACCTCGGCACTCGATCCGATCTCGACCTCGAAGATCGAAGACCTTGTGCTGGAGCTGAAAAAAGATTATACTATCGTTATGGTGACGCACAATATGCAGCAGGCCACCCGCGTTTCGGATACGACGGCGTTTTTCCTGCTCGGCGAGATCGTCGAAACAGGCGATACGGAAACGCTGTTTTCGGTGCCGAGGGACAAACGCACCGAGGATTACATCACGGGGAGGTTCGGCTGA
- the phoU gene encoding phosphate signaling complex protein PhoU: protein MRNRFDIQLAELNNELIVMGAKCENAIASAVRALVTGQPALAADAVAAEREIDQMERTIESLCLKLLLQQQPVASDLRLISAALKMITDIERIGDQAADIAEIVPYLTNTKRQSVHIEPMARATIQMVTDSLDAFVRRDLALARRVIEQDDVVDDLFDKCKTDLIREISEDPADGERVLDVLMVAKYLERIGDHATNIAEWVEFSITGEHK, encoded by the coding sequence ATGAGAAACCGATTCGATATACAGCTCGCGGAGCTGAACAACGAACTGATCGTCATGGGCGCGAAGTGTGAAAACGCGATCGCCAGCGCGGTGCGCGCGCTCGTGACCGGCCAGCCCGCGCTCGCGGCGGACGCGGTCGCGGCCGAGCGCGAGATCGACCAGATGGAGCGCACGATTGAAAGCCTATGCCTAAAGTTGCTGCTGCAGCAGCAGCCGGTCGCCTCCGACCTGCGGCTGATCTCGGCGGCGCTCAAGATGATAACGGATATCGAGCGCATCGGCGATCAGGCGGCGGATATCGCGGAGATCGTGCCCTATTTGACGAATACCAAGCGGCAAAGCGTTCATATCGAGCCCATGGCCCGCGCGACGATACAGATGGTGACCGACAGTCTGGACGCGTTTGTTCGCCGCGATCTGGCGCTCGCGCGCCGCGTGATCGAGCAGGACGATGTGGTGGACGATTTGTTCGATAAATGCAAGACCGACCTGATCCGCGAGATCAGCGAGGACCCCGCGGACGGCGAGCGGGTTCTCGATGTGCTGATGGTGGCCAAATATTTGGAACGGATCGGCGACCACGCGACCAACATCGCCGAGTGGGTAGAATTCTCCATCACCGGGGAACATAAGTAA
- a CDS encoding winged helix-turn-helix domain-containing protein yields MIYCVEDDEGIRELVVYTLQNSGLPARGFADGDALSSALREGKPDLILLDIMLPGEDGVSILRALRRRPDTEKLPVILLTAKGSEYDKVIGLDSGADDYIAKPFGMMELLARVRAVLRRIQPEGEAVADALRAGPVSVDPRAHETFVNGQKVRLTLKEYELLCLLMRSRGAVLTRDVLLETIWGYCTESETRTVDVHIRTLRQKLGDAGEMIETVRGVGYRLRGEA; encoded by the coding sequence TTGATTTACTGCGTCGAGGATGACGAGGGCATCCGCGAGCTTGTTGTATACACCCTGCAAAATTCGGGACTGCCCGCCCGTGGTTTTGCCGACGGCGACGCGCTTTCATCGGCGCTGCGCGAGGGAAAGCCGGACCTGATCCTGCTCGATATCATGCTGCCGGGCGAGGACGGCGTATCCATCCTGCGCGCGCTGCGCCGCCGGCCGGATACGGAAAAGCTGCCCGTAATCCTGCTCACGGCCAAGGGCAGCGAGTATGACAAGGTGATCGGGTTGGACAGCGGGGCGGATGATTATATCGCCAAGCCCTTTGGCATGATGGAGCTGCTCGCGCGCGTGCGCGCGGTGCTGCGCCGCATCCAGCCCGAGGGCGAAGCCGTGGCGGACGCGCTCCGCGCCGGGCCTGTCTCGGTAGACCCGCGCGCGCATGAAACCTTTGTAAACGGGCAAAAGGTTCGCCTGACGCTCAAGGAATACGAGCTGCTCTGTCTGTTGATGCGCAGCCGGGGCGCGGTGCTCACGCGCGACGTGCTGCTCGAAACCATTTGGGGCTATTGCACGGAAAGCGAGACCCGCACGGTCGATGTGCATATCCGCACGCTGCGGCAGAAGCTGGGCGACGCGGGCGAGATGATTGAGACCGTGCGCGGCGTGGGTTACCGCCTGCGGGGTGAGGCATGA
- a CDS encoding sensor histidine kinase yields MRKRVFGSIFITAFLAVALTVSMMLIAFYTGLSEDVRARLRDECAAIEQLAGQEGGAEQTFIGIGQSYADRLTVISATGEVLYDNRTDASQMENHLSRPEIQQALKTGEGEGDRLSETLSTRTYYAARLLPDGSVLRLSATAESSFGALSAVSPLIVLVFLLTLLAAALLASWLTGVFLAPIETLDLSDPTKNKAYDELSPLLQRLARQNRRIETQMNELKRRQAEFDDITARMDEGLILFSAEGEVVFQNRAARALFPAEAAHGGYPALCRDPAYLHAVAEALGGGSDHGRMERNGRIYELASNSTPDEGDGHAAVLFLVDVTEREQAEQQRREFSANVSHELKTPLTSIMGYAELVETGMARPGDVSRFAGKIHTEAARLLGLIEDILRLSRLDEGGMQSQFEPVELRGLCESVRGRLMEKAEKNGVSITVAGEAVTVSGVRQTLEQMAFNLCDNAIAYNKPGGSVTMTTGDENGAPYLCVSDTGIGIAPADQARVFERFYRVDKSRSKQTGGTGLGLSIVKHGAGLHGAAVTLKSEEGKGTEIRIVFPIQRN; encoded by the coding sequence ATGAGAAAACGCGTATTCGGCAGTATTTTCATTACCGCGTTCCTCGCGGTCGCGCTCACCGTGTCCATGATGCTGATCGCGTTTTATACCGGCTTGTCCGAGGACGTGCGCGCTCGCCTGCGGGATGAGTGCGCCGCGATCGAGCAGCTTGCCGGACAGGAAGGCGGCGCCGAGCAGACGTTTATCGGCATTGGGCAAAGCTACGCCGACCGGCTTACCGTGATCTCGGCCACGGGCGAGGTGCTGTACGATAACCGTACGGACGCGAGCCAGATGGAAAACCATCTTTCCCGTCCGGAAATACAACAGGCGCTGAAAACCGGCGAGGGCGAAGGCGACCGCCTTTCCGAAACGCTGTCTACGCGCACGTATTACGCGGCGCGCCTGCTGCCGGATGGCAGCGTGCTCCGCCTTTCCGCAACGGCGGAAAGCTCCTTTGGCGCGCTGTCCGCAGTGTCGCCGCTGATCGTTTTGGTTTTTTTGCTCACGCTGCTGGCGGCGGCGCTGCTCGCCAGCTGGCTGACCGGCGTATTTTTAGCGCCGATCGAAACGCTTGATCTGAGCGATCCGACCAAAAACAAGGCGTATGACGAGCTTTCGCCGCTTTTGCAGCGGCTCGCGCGTCAGAACCGGCGTATCGAAACGCAGATGAACGAATTAAAGCGGCGGCAAGCCGAATTTGACGATATCACCGCGCGTATGGATGAAGGGTTGATCCTATTCTCCGCGGAAGGCGAAGTGGTGTTCCAAAACCGCGCGGCGCGCGCGCTGTTCCCGGCAGAAGCGGCGCACGGCGGTTATCCCGCGCTTTGCCGCGACCCTGCTTACCTGCACGCGGTGGCCGAAGCGCTGGGCGGCGGCAGCGATCATGGCCGGATGGAGCGAAACGGCCGCATTTACGAATTGGCTTCTAATTCCACCCCGGATGAGGGCGACGGCCACGCGGCGGTGCTGTTTTTGGTCGATGTGACCGAGCGCGAGCAGGCCGAGCAGCAACGGCGCGAATTTTCGGCCAATGTTTCGCACGAATTAAAAACGCCGTTGACCAGCATCATGGGCTACGCGGAGTTGGTGGAGACCGGCATGGCCAGACCCGGGGATGTGAGCCGTTTCGCGGGCAAGATACACACCGAAGCCGCGCGTTTGCTTGGGCTGATCGAGGATATCCTGCGTCTGTCCCGTCTGGATGAGGGCGGCATGCAAAGCCAGTTTGAACCGGTCGAGCTGCGCGGCCTTTGCGAAAGCGTGCGGGGCCGTCTCATGGAAAAGGCGGAAAAAAACGGCGTATCCATCACCGTTGCGGGTGAAGCGGTCACGGTGTCCGGCGTACGGCAGACGCTGGAACAGATGGCGTTTAACCTGTGCGACAATGCGATTGCCTACAATAAGCCGGGCGGCAGCGTCACCATGACGACGGGCGATGAAAACGGCGCGCCGTATCTCTGTGTCAGCGATACGGGGATCGGCATCGCGCCCGCCGATCAGGCGCGCGTGTTTGAGCGGTTTTACCGCGTGGACAAAAGCCGCTCCAAGCAGACCGGCGGCACGGGGCTGGGCCTGTCGATCGTTAAGCACGGCGCGGGCCTGCACGGCGCGGCGGTAACGCTGAAAAGCGAGGAAGGGAAGGGTACGGAAATCCGAATCGTGTTCCCTATCCAGCGAAACTAA